AgaattttaagataaataaaCTCCTTAACCCAAATATAAAGTCAAAGTCTAGTATAGAGCCTCAACTTGGCATCTGTTTAACTTCACTTGACACTTCACAACGCAACGTTCAAATTCAGATTAGCACAATATTCCCTTGAAGCTCAAGATTCTTGAAGATGGAGCAGTTGTTCCCTAATGAAGCCCCCCCTAAAAGTTTTTAACTATTGTGttcataaatacttttttcttccaacCAGTTTTCAGTCTCAGATATAATATAGTGAATATATAGTCTACAATATCAATTAGACTCGAATTCGCTATGCCAGtaaaagtaatggagatattAGACAAAATCTAGTTCAAGAATTAAGCTGTACTTACTGGGGATATCTCTCTCAACGCTGCAGCAGGATCTCATTTTGCTTGCATTTTGGAATTGTTGTGTCCTGTAGAAGTAGAACTTGGCTGTTCACTAAAATAAAGTCTATCAAATTAGGTCTCAACATCATTACCTCTTCAATAGCTCAGTTATGAAAGTTTTTAGTCTATTTTACAGCACAATTAGAAGGAAATACACTACTATGAAAATGAGAACAAAATGGGATGATGAaatcaaactttactataaGTTCAATGATAATCATGGTAACCGGGATCTGAAGATCTCTTCTATTCCTGCTTAAGAGAACTGATCTGATTGTATTAATTAGGTTGCGGTGGGGTAGAATTTCCAGCAAGTACGAGATGACAGTATTCTACAAACAATCTCCTGTACTAAGCATTGAATAATAGCAGGTGGCTTTCGGCCAAGTTTCACTCTATCCTATTTCTTCGCATAGGTTATCAACATCGAATTTTGTGGGTTCATCTTGAAACCTTGTAGTGCTTGCATGGCGACTGTTGATTGTACCTCATCACTGTATTCTACAAATGCAATACCTGGCTTTGCTTCAACCATTCGAACCTCCTTGAAACCAGGATATTGACAGAAAAGCATTTGTAGCATCATTGGAGTGGTCTCGTGTGGTAGATTTTGTACAAACAAAATGCTATTGGGCGGGGCAGGTGCTTCCGGTACCATAACTCCACCTGAATAAGGTACTTGAGAGTGCTGCACCATTTTCAGAAGAGGGAAAGGAGAGAGTGTTCGTTAGCAATCAATACTTTCCaattaataaacataattCAGTACACAAATTATTCAAATGATGAAAGTCAACAAAGACATGCCACCTTAAAATGCTTAGTCAATAGATAAAAGGCATATAAGAGTACATCCACTCATGCAGATGCAGACACCAGCCACCAAGTCCTAGAAATTAAAGTGTTGAACCATGGCAAAGGGTTCTTTAACAATCATGATATACAAAATGACCAAAGTAATAAATGCAAATAAACCCCAATATAcgttttttattatctttttctatatatatgcTTTTCTCTGCGCAATAAACTAAAAAGGcagataaaattcaaaagaattacTGAAATTGACAATGGACTCACTACGTGGGAGGgagtaaaaaaatgatgtgCTCCCTATTTCACAGAGTACCATACAAATTAATGAAAAGGGtgagaaatgagaaataatgAGAGAGCATCATTCTTAATAAGCAAAATTGGCCTCAAGAAGTGAAGTTCTGTCTCTTTATATTCCACTTCTTGTTCTTTATGATCTTATACTTTAGAATTACAATCATGTCAATGAAGCACTTAGAATGCATTTTTTAACCACAGAGAAACAAATAACATCTTAAGTGGCTTCGTTGGAGAATCAATCTAAGTCTCAAATCTGAAGTTAGGGATGGAAATATTATGGAAGACCACTATGCAATGGAATGCAAATAATAGAATATTCCAAAAACTAATGCTTAGGAATTAAACAGAGATACTTACCGCTGTTGCACCATATGCTCCAGCAAAAGCAGGATTCAGACCCATCCCAGCTTGATTCGCATCATGCtgctctttcttcttcctccctgCCACatcaagaaaatgaataaatctTGAGAAAATAAGGTTACATAAATAATAAGGTAAGAGAACgaaattacaaaataagaCAAATGTTCAAGGTACTTGCAAGTTGGTCCCTCCCACTCCCGATAACTCTCTGACCCCAAAACCAGTCACTAAAACATTGCTTGCCTATCTCATTCCCTTAACCTTCATTTATAACCACATTTCATAACAAACTCTCCTAGCTATTGACTAATATACCTAAGGGAGTTCCTATCAAGTTATCGGATGAAATGCTGATACAAATCTTCATGTACCGAACTGTTCaaacatattcaaatttgaactgtcaaatagaaaagaaagacaaactATACCCTTTTCCTCGTGCCTCTTTCGCTTCTCCCGAGGAACAAATGAACCGTCAGACTTTGCAATTATATCTGATTTTGTCTTTGCATATTGTATTCTCTACAAGATTGCAAAACAACATCACTTAGCTTCATATTGCACCATACTCCCACAAAAAAGCTTTGTCCAGCTAACAAAAGATGAATGATAGAACAGagcaataaataatataaaaagccATCTGAAATGCTAAACAGATATAGAATTTTCATaaacacaaagaaaatatggaaattaGCCACCAGATCTACAAACAAGAAATGCTAAAcagatataaaattttcaaaagatttgcAGAAGCCATGTTAGACAACCACTTGATGTGCGTCAAACTGATAAGAACCAATGTCATAAAGCTTAGGTGAAGTAAATTCAAACGCCTGCAATGTGATATATTGAAGAAGTAAACACTTCAAGATCAACTGCTCAGAGCTTATTCTATTACATGGTTGATCATTCAAACAATAGTTGTTCTTGAACCTCTCCGGAATAATATCAGCTATGAAAATTCATTGTATATTATATGTAGATCAGAACATCAGTTAGGCAATGAACCAGATTATTTAACAGCCATGTGTAagtaaatctcaacttttttaaaacaagatGAAACATAATCTAAAGACAATTCCTATTAGTTGCTCAGAAGAATACATCGGCACTTTCTAATTCGTCACTATCGCTTTAATTAGCACAAGTGCTCATACGAATAATAAAGATCTTTTTCCAGTAAGGTTCAAGTCTAGCCCTTCATCTTCACCCTGAATTtagcaaaaagaaattaaaattctagaaattggaaaaagaaaaaaaaaaaaaaaaagcaagcACATTACCATAGGCTTATCATAGAAAGGAAAACCCTGCATCTGTCTAAGCGCATTAGTCGCAGAAGATACTTCTTCGAACACAACCCAAGCCTGTCCCTTGTGCTTCAAGGTCTTGAAAGCCAACACTTCCAGAATCTTCCCGAACTGCGAGAACACCGCGTTCAGCGACTTCTTCAGCTCTGCTCCACcaaggaggaaaaaaaataaaataatcataacaTAATTCAGAGCATTAAAGAAGTTTACATATCCCGCTGCTCCACTCAATAATACCTTCCAGCTTGATTTTCTCGTTGAGATTGTTAATGTATATGGTCATGTTGGGAGGAACTTCGTTGCCAGTGGTGGTGACCTCCGCCATTTCTTTCACCTCTGTCCGTAGAATAGAAATGCTCAAATGGAAAAGCGGAGAAACGAGGTCTCGGTCCGATACATGCAATGCCACTCCGCTCGCAAGAGGTCTGGCCGGTCCGACAGTGACTGAAAATGAAAGCCCTAACTTcggatgaagaagaagaagcagtaGCCCGCTAGTGATTTTGGGCTTAAACTGTTCGGGATTTCTCTTGTTGGGCTTATTTTTGGGcctatagcaaatttgacgtcggatttaaattacaacccaaactatatttttcatttatcatCTTCCTTTCCTCCTCTTTTGACCATctatccaaattaaaaatagtctACAAATTGATACTCACAGTTATGTCAAATGAGGTATGGGCACAATGTTGTAACTTTCTTCCATGAGAAAGTAGTTTGCAGAAGCGATTTCTATTACCATTATTAGTTTCGAGGAGGGTGCAAGACAAAAGGTGAAAGAACAATAAGTTGGGTGTTCGTATTTGAATTGTGGAATGCCCAAAGAAAAGTTTGACCCGCTTTGCCTATCTCTTCACCTTCTTACGCCACATACGACCCACTGCTcaccacttttcttttttttctttatcaatataattaacaatttcTACGATTCACCCTAATAGATAAGTGGTTTTAGGAATTCACCGAATACTAATTgttgagaaacaaaaagtatGGTTTGGTAggaatttagaaaaatgaatgaagggAAGGTAGAAGGAAGTTGATATAGTGAAGGACAAGCACGTGGAATGAAGCAGCTTCTTCTACATCCGACTCTGTTTGACTATGTACTTTCAATAATTTCCAGGTCACTtcctattttcaaaattcttgcattataaaagaaaacgaGACTCTCTTTCCATTTCTCACACTCAAAAGCACCCACACACTACTCCCCTTTGTTCTTTCTAAAGCCCAAAACATTTCATATATCAACCATGCCTTCACCTTTCTCCACCCTCAATACCCTCTCCATTCTCTTCAGGTTTGTCCTTAGTTCAAATCTCTCTCTCGacccccttttcttttttcacttccTTCAACTTAAATCACAAATATTTAGACAAATTAATTGCAACTtgataattaactaattaattaattcacgTGTGATCATACAGGCGGGGATACGCGACGGCGCCAGAAGGAGTTGCGGCTAGACTTGGCGGCAtcatgaagaagaaagaagaatctTTAAGAATTGGTAGAGAGAAGAAGGCCGTGTCGTGGGTTCCAGACCCCGTTACCGGTTACTACAGACCGGAGAACTGTGGCGCCGAGATGGACGCTGCCGATCTCCGGGCAATGCTCCTCAACTCAGCAACAAAGTGATTTATTTAATGCATGCACTTCATGAAATCAATGAGTAAAGCTCTTTAAGAGCGTAGAATAGAGGTTTAGCGTGAGAGGAATTAGGCATTGGAAACTATTGTTGGCAGAATTATATGCCAAATCACAAATTGGTGAGGTACTGACGCAGATAGGGTAGTATTACTCCAGGACGatcaaccaaaatatttttcttaccattttttaaagtgtCTGCTAATGctcttataatatttattattattagttcaataaattttatattatatagttttggaTACAAGATTTCATGTCACAGAgcataaattttgtataaagcTAAAAATTTAgcttataaatttgtatttatatacTATACATGTATctaacaaatttctaaaatttcaattttatatttaataaaaaatattataaaaataaaagaatcttAAAGAAcacaattattgaaaatatttataaaatatatcaaaattttgaattttattggaAAGTAAGATTCTATTTTGATagatttgttaaattttttagttttgatacattccataaatattttagtttattatgttaaaaaatttacaattaagaCTTAATTGACCTAAAATAAGTTAAACCTCAcctctaataaaataataagttttgaatttttcttttcacatatATGGTCGACTTGTTAcatgcaaattttaaaattaaaaaaatttaaaaaagaatagtaaattttacaaaatatttatcatatatattaaatttcactctatatcaaattttattatagcttataaataatttaatttattttactattttaaagaAGTGCTTctttaaagtttatatattcatTACATTTCTTAATactatagtttaaatatttatttgatacatttttaaaatattaaaaattaaaactattcataaaatatataaaaaaataaaaaaatagagagaattagatagattttgtaacactttataaaagttttttcaCGTTTGTTATATACATCATTAATTGGGAGAAACGAATAAAAGCGAAATCGatctttaaaattgaaatcgAAACAGATTAGGAAAAGGAATATAATGTAGAATGAATCGTATATTTAGAAATgttttcttaactttattttaaatccaATTTCCACATACCTTTTCCTATTTCCTAATTCTTTCCagttttatatttcattttatataaatactcTTCGGGTCTTTCCATATTTCCTCACTCTCAAATTCTGTGAAAGATAACTCAATACACCTAAAAACAATACATAcgcctttcttttttctccttttcattttttccacAAGCAAACCCCAAGTTTTCATCAACGAAACTGATTACTGACGATGGCACCTCGCTTCTCCTCCGGCGTCAAGGTCCTACCCGGTTTCGTTTTCGATGGCTTTCTTAACGCTATCGTCAGGTACTATTAGATGGGTGAAGACTATATATAATTGTGAAACAACTTACAATTTTACGAAAagtagtattttttttaacgtgGTGTGGTTGAACAGGCGTGGATATACGGCGGAACCAATGGCAATGGCAGCGTCAGAAAGAGCGACGACGTCTACACCGGCTGCGGGAGGAGTACTTCCGGCCACACGAAGCGATGGAGTGATCGTGGAGAAAGAAGAATCAGAAAGGAGTACAGAGAAGGCCGCGGTGTGGATACCCGACCCGGTTACCGGGTGTTATCGACCGGAGAGCAACATGGATGAGATGGACGCCGTGGATCTTCGTGCTAAGCTATTGAAGCCGAGAAGAAATACAGTTAATTGAACGAAGTTTGGATGCGCCATTGATGAAGAGAGCCATAGCTTGAGATTTGATCGTAAAGGATTTAAATATATGGatatctttttcaattctagatcaattaaatattgaagatatcaattaatttgaaatatcatACCCTCATTTATCTTATATATCAATATGATCTTGCAcatattgttttcattttattgcTTTTAAAGCATTTTCAATGCAACAACATTTTACCCTCAAgtaattgattgattttcgCCTTATTTTGcatagaaaaattacaaatgccATTATAGTACTAATAGAaacaacaatttaataaattaataaataattagataaaTGGCAAAAACCAATCTAACTAAagtttgtaaatttgtttgtttacaTAACACATTTGATCGACTCAACAAACACCAAACCCTCCTATAtccataatatataaatacgAGAGAAgacaaatatggaaaaaaaaaatatcatattcaatatattaataaaaagaaaaagaaaaatagttaaaaatagaACGTaagaatttgtaaataattttgaattgtaaAGATGTTATATGTTATCTTGTGGCCAAGAACAAGACAAATAAAACGCAGTTGAAGCTATAAAGCAGCCAGGGCTTCTGTATCTAAAAACTAAACACTAGATTTAAGTTCAGACGTGGCAAGAACATGATAAATACTCTTCGAAACATTTGAAGTACTGTAGACGGTTTGGATTCAATCTTAACTTTAGCCAAATGAGATTGTAATAGAGACAATAATCCTTGATATTGTTTAGTagtcaaagaaaaaagtgaaaaaacacGATCAATAGTTTTGGTTTCAGCTGTTTCAGGCTCCATCAATATGTAGTATCGAGCACGAATTTTGACTGAAGAAGAATTGATCACAGTAGGATGCATCGGATTCAAAGGATTCCCAGAAACATTACGGTTAGtttaaggaagaagaagcgGATGATGATCAACGTCGTTCGTTAATCGTTAGCCATGGTTGACACGCAAGATGAAACATCTAAAAAAGAGTGCGAAAATTTTCATCTGATACCCATATTAACACATAATTGAG
This is a stretch of genomic DNA from Cucumis sativus cultivar 9930 chromosome 4, Cucumber_9930_V3, whole genome shotgun sequence. It encodes these proteins:
- the LOC101205303 gene encoding U1 small nuclear ribonucleoprotein A; this encodes MAEVTTTGNEVPPNMTIYINNLNEKIKLEELKKSLNAVFSQFGKILEVLAFKTLKHKGQAWVVFEEVSSATNALRQMQGFPFYDKPMRIQYAKTKSDIIAKSDGSFVPREKRKRHEEKGRKKKEQHDANQAGMGLNPAFAGAYGATAHSQVPYSGGVMVPEAPAPPNSILFVQNLPHETTPMMLQMLFCQYPGFKEVRMVEAKPGIAFVEYSDEVQSTVAMQALQGFKMNPQNSMLITYAKK
- the LOC105435155 gene encoding late embryogenesis abundant protein Lea5-A translates to MPSPFSTLNTLSILFRRGYATAPEGVAARLGGIMKKKEESLRIGREKKAVSWVPDPVTGYYRPENCGAEMDAADLRAMLLNSATK
- the LOC116403370 gene encoding protein SENESCENCE-ASSOCIATED GENE 21, mitochondrial-like, with translation MAPRFSSGVKVLPGFVFDGFLNAIVRRGYTAEPMAMAASERATTSTPAAGGVLPATRSDGVIVEKEESERSTEKAAVWIPDPVTGCYRPESNMDEMDAVDLRAKLLKPRRNTVN